Proteins from a single region of Patulibacter sp. SYSU D01012:
- a CDS encoding AIR carboxylase family protein — protein MTDPLDLDLDLDPDLRAAVGTIDEHGPLVGILVADEDDLPLMGAAGEVLRRHHVAFELRTMSPHHEPQLVADYCRSARLRGLRVLIAASALSAALPGIAAAYTDLPVIGVPLSSLGSAGGGLDALLSVVQCPDGVPVAAVGLDAARNAAHLAVRILNAGDGRAPVV, from the coding sequence GTGACCGACCCGCTCGATCTCGACCTGGACCTGGATCCCGACCTGCGCGCCGCGGTCGGGACGATCGACGAGCACGGGCCGCTCGTCGGCATCCTCGTGGCCGACGAGGACGACCTGCCGCTGATGGGCGCCGCCGGCGAGGTGCTGCGCCGCCACCACGTGGCGTTCGAGCTGCGCACGATGAGCCCGCACCACGAGCCGCAGCTCGTGGCCGACTACTGCCGCAGCGCGCGGCTGCGGGGCCTGCGGGTGCTGATCGCGGCGTCGGCGCTGTCGGCGGCGCTGCCCGGCATCGCCGCCGCCTACACGGATCTGCCGGTGATCGGCGTGCCGCTGTCCAGCCTGGGATCGGCCGGCGGCGGCCTGGACGCGCTGCTGTCCGTGGTGCAGTGCCCCGACGGCGTGCCTGTCGCGGCGGTCGGCCTGGACGCCGCGCGCAACGCGGCGCACCTGGCCGTGCGGATCCTGAACGCGGGCGACGGCCGGGCGCCCGTCGTCTGA
- a CDS encoding NUDIX hydrolase, which yields MTAPADPDQPRARRVSSREAYRNPWMVVREDVIERPHPDGTPRPGMYAVVMKPHAAVVVPFDGTHVHLVGQHRYPLDRWSWELPQGAHHDDGPDDPEATARGELREETGFEAGTLVRLADLAFAPGMSDQTFTAWLATDLRPGALQPDAEEEGMLRHRAVTPDALDAMVDDGEVVDAATVATWLLARRRGLGAQPS from the coding sequence GTGACCGCGCCCGCCGACCCGGACCAGCCCCGCGCCCGCCGCGTCTCCTCCCGCGAGGCGTACCGCAATCCGTGGATGGTGGTGCGCGAGGACGTCATCGAGCGTCCGCATCCCGACGGCACGCCGCGGCCGGGCATGTACGCGGTGGTGATGAAGCCGCACGCCGCGGTCGTCGTCCCGTTCGACGGCACGCACGTGCACCTCGTCGGGCAGCACCGCTATCCGCTCGACCGCTGGAGCTGGGAGCTGCCGCAGGGCGCCCACCACGACGACGGCCCGGACGATCCCGAGGCGACGGCGCGCGGTGAGCTGCGCGAGGAGACGGGCTTCGAGGCCGGCACCCTCGTGCGGCTGGCGGACCTGGCGTTCGCGCCCGGCATGTCGGACCAGACGTTCACGGCGTGGCTGGCCACGGACCTGCGGCCGGGCGCCCTGCAGCCCGACGCGGAGGAGGAGGGGATGCTGCGTCACCGCGCCGTCACGCCGGACGCGCTGGACGCGATGGTCGACGACGGCGAGGTGGTCGACGCGGCGACGGTGGCGACGTGGCTGCTGGCCCGCCGGCGCGGCCTGGGCGCTCAGCCGTCGTAG